The following proteins come from a genomic window of Heyndrickxia acidicola:
- a CDS encoding M20/M25/M40 family metallo-hydrolase: MPKWKTKEQVVQLLCELVQIPSITGSQAERVLPDFVIEQLSAFSYFQKHPDHLQKNPVGDGRHFVTALVKKNSEIKNTVILVSHFDVVDVQDYGVWKEYAFQPKELTSLFYRNKDKVPEAVRDDIASGNWLFGRGTMDMKCGLALHMAMIEKAIGGAFDGNILLLAVPDEEVNSAGMRAAVPRLLELAQQYGLDYTAVLNSEPMFTQYPGDQNKYIYTGSIGKVLPGFYCYGKETHVGEPFAGLNANFMASILTAELELNTELCEMVEGEAAPPPTNLLQKDLKEEYSVQIPHRAVTLFNLFLLEKTMADVVFLLHRKAIQAAAKMDEFYAKRAAEFAKYSPFHLPELQVKVLTYEELVSYAIHQHGKEKIKSLQQELLSKQEDKDDREATIEAVDKLAIMCKELAPMIVLFFTPPYYPAVSSRNHPSIKTVTREMAAYALERHGITFKKQNYFGGISDLSYVGLQYPADSMGSFIRNFPLWDQGYSIPLSELEEFDVPVINLGPTGRDAHQWTERLDIGYSLDILLDMLPVCIQKLHEAPIEMRVME, encoded by the coding sequence ATGCCAAAATGGAAAACAAAAGAGCAGGTGGTTCAATTATTATGCGAGCTTGTTCAAATTCCGAGTATTACGGGCTCACAAGCAGAGAGGGTGCTTCCCGATTTTGTCATCGAACAATTATCTGCTTTCTCCTATTTCCAAAAGCATCCTGATCATTTGCAGAAAAACCCGGTTGGAGATGGACGGCATTTTGTGACAGCCCTTGTGAAAAAGAATTCTGAGATCAAAAACACAGTCATTCTTGTCAGCCATTTTGATGTGGTGGACGTGCAGGATTATGGGGTATGGAAAGAATATGCTTTTCAGCCAAAAGAGCTGACTTCGTTATTTTATCGCAATAAAGACAAGGTACCAGAAGCTGTCCGTGATGACATTGCGTCAGGAAATTGGCTGTTTGGCAGAGGGACCATGGATATGAAATGCGGATTAGCCCTTCATATGGCCATGATTGAAAAAGCCATCGGGGGAGCGTTTGACGGCAACATCCTATTGCTTGCGGTTCCGGATGAAGAAGTGAATTCAGCAGGGATGAGGGCTGCGGTTCCAAGGCTATTGGAATTGGCACAGCAGTATGGACTGGACTACACAGCTGTTTTGAATTCGGAACCAATGTTTACCCAATATCCCGGGGACCAAAATAAGTATATTTATACGGGTTCCATTGGAAAGGTACTGCCAGGCTTTTATTGCTACGGAAAAGAGACACATGTGGGAGAACCCTTTGCAGGCCTGAATGCCAACTTTATGGCGTCCATTTTAACGGCGGAACTGGAGTTAAACACAGAGCTTTGTGAAATGGTTGAGGGGGAAGCGGCCCCTCCGCCAACGAATTTACTCCAAAAAGATCTGAAGGAAGAATACTCTGTTCAAATACCACATCGCGCCGTTACACTTTTTAATTTGTTTTTGTTAGAAAAAACCATGGCGGATGTCGTTTTTCTTTTGCATCGAAAAGCCATCCAAGCTGCTGCTAAAATGGATGAATTTTATGCAAAGCGTGCAGCTGAATTCGCAAAATACAGCCCTTTTCATCTTCCTGAGCTTCAAGTAAAGGTCCTGACGTATGAGGAGCTTGTTTCATATGCCATTCATCAGCACGGAAAAGAGAAAATAAAAAGCCTTCAACAGGAGCTGTTAAGCAAGCAGGAGGATAAGGATGACAGAGAAGCAACGATTGAGGCAGTAGATAAACTGGCCATCATGTGCAAAGAACTGGCTCCCATGATCGTCCTGTTTTTTACACCGCCCTACTATCCTGCTGTCAGCTCACGCAACCATCCTTCTATTAAAACGGTAACCCGTGAAATGGCAGCTTATGCCCTCGAAAGGCATGGCATTACGTTTAAAAAACAAAACTACTTTGGCGGGATATCCGATCTTAGCTATGTAGGCTTACAGTATCCTGCAGATTCCATGGGATCTTTTATCCGCAATTTTCCGCTATGGGATCAGGGATACTCCATTCCTCTTAGTGAATTGGAAGAATTCGATGTGCCTGTGATCAATCTGGGGCCGACAGGAAGAGATGCCCATCAATGGACGGAACGATTAGATATCGGCTATTCTCTTGACATTCTGCTCGATATGCTGCCTGTTTGTATTCAAAAGCTTCATGAAGCACCTATAGAAATGCGCGTGATGGAATAA
- a CDS encoding PLP-dependent aminotransferase family protein: protein MFFFTIDKTKDSNYLYHQIYENIKGSILDGKIHAHEQLPSKRKLADELNVSVNSVANAYGQLLAEGYIYTKERKGYFVESITQFIKKDYQLNKLPPDLKEECMEKEGWLSLSHMTSDISLFPFKAWMKCQNKAIKNHLHELSEIPHPQGPYLVRQTISRMIALTRGVVCEPEQIVIGAGTQLLIRQLMGMQRKNTIIAMEDPGYSRFYTLLRGLDFDIRLVPLNEQGINIEEVESVKANFLFVTPSHQFPTGTIMPISRRIQLLNWSTEMEDRYIVEDDYDSEFKYETDHIPSLQSLDRNQRVIYTGTFSKSLFPGLRASYMVLPPDILREYRKAYSDLMQNSNLLSLFTLHYFIESGEYAKHVKRMNHYYEMNRRSLIKHLKKRFKKNITIHDVPAGLHFFAQFKTDKSYEEIEKRANEEKLEIYTMKRFMLKNKVKEKNRAGMVIGFANIHKDKMAESINRLERIIY from the coding sequence ATGTTCTTTTTTACTATAGATAAAACAAAGGACTCAAATTATCTCTACCATCAAATCTATGAAAATATTAAAGGGAGCATCCTGGATGGGAAGATTCATGCCCATGAACAATTGCCTTCAAAACGGAAGCTGGCTGATGAATTGAATGTCAGCGTTAATTCGGTTGCCAATGCCTATGGACAGCTGCTTGCGGAGGGGTATATCTATACAAAGGAAAGAAAAGGCTATTTTGTAGAAAGTATCACTCAGTTTATCAAAAAGGATTATCAACTAAACAAGCTGCCGCCTGATTTAAAAGAGGAATGCATGGAAAAAGAAGGATGGCTCTCTCTTTCTCATATGACCTCGGATATTTCGCTGTTTCCATTTAAAGCATGGATGAAATGCCAAAATAAAGCAATCAAGAACCACCTGCACGAGCTCTCAGAAATTCCCCATCCGCAGGGACCCTACCTTGTAAGGCAGACGATCAGCCGTATGATTGCCTTAACACGGGGAGTCGTTTGTGAGCCGGAGCAGATTGTGATTGGTGCGGGTACACAATTATTAATACGACAACTAATGGGAATGCAAAGGAAAAACACCATCATTGCGATGGAGGATCCCGGGTATTCCCGCTTTTATACTTTATTAAGAGGGCTGGATTTTGATATACGGCTGGTCCCTTTGAATGAACAAGGGATTAATATTGAAGAAGTTGAATCGGTAAAGGCCAATTTTTTGTTTGTTACGCCATCCCACCAATTTCCGACAGGCACGATTATGCCTATTTCCCGTCGGATTCAATTACTTAACTGGTCAACTGAAATGGAAGACCGCTATATTGTAGAGGATGATTATGACAGTGAGTTTAAGTATGAAACAGACCATATTCCTTCCTTGCAAAGCCTTGATCGTAATCAGCGCGTTATCTATACGGGTACTTTTTCAAAAAGCTTATTTCCGGGGCTCCGAGCCAGTTATATGGTATTGCCGCCGGATATCTTAAGAGAGTACCGCAAAGCGTATTCTGATCTCATGCAAAATAGTAATTTACTCAGTCTCTTTACCCTGCATTATTTTATTGAAAGCGGTGAATATGCAAAGCATGTAAAAAGAATGAACCACTATTATGAAATGAACAGAAGAAGTTTAATCAAGCACCTTAAAAAGCGATTCAAGAAAAACATCACCATTCATGATGTCCCTGCAGGTCTGCACTTCTTTGCGCAATTTAAAACAGACAAAAGCTATGAAGAAATAGAAAAAAGGGCGAATGAAGAGAAATTAGAAATCTACACCATGAAACGGTTTATGTTAAAAAATAAGGTCAAAGAAAAAAACAGAGCAGGGATGGTCATCGGATTTGCCAATATTCATAAAGATAAAATGGCAGAATCAATTAATCGGCTGGAGCGGATTATATATTAG
- a CDS encoding S41 family peptidase, whose amino-acid sequence MERKWLALVITGSLLTGAGGTYAGMKWYEDSPGYVKNQTDLSSHSKTAAMPDMTKIAQAYDLIMKSYVKKVDEHQLVDGAIQGMVSTLKDPYSVYMDAQTAAQFNESLDSSFQGIGAEVTLKDGNIVIVSPYKDSPAEKAGLKPNDQILSINGKSTKGEDLYQATKNIRGKKGTTVTLVIMREGAQAPITVKVLRDEIPVNTVNGKMEKSNGKAIGYIQITQFAQNTAADFEKELKSMEAQHIKGLIIDVRGNPGGLLTSVQSILDNFVTSSKPLFQIEERSGQREKIYSKLKTKKPYPIAVLVDKGSASASEILAGSLKESEGYALIGETTFGKGTVQQAVPMGDGSTIKLTMFKWLTPDGNWIHHKGVTPTIEVSQPDYFGVSPLEVNKELLEDMNNNQVQTAQKMLNGLGYAPGREDGYFDNQTAMAVKAFQTQSNIPSTGIIDTQTARSLEEAVMNAVKNEANDLQLQVALKYVAK is encoded by the coding sequence ATGGAGCGAAAATGGTTGGCTTTGGTGATAACTGGATCGTTATTGACGGGAGCCGGCGGTACCTATGCCGGGATGAAATGGTACGAGGATAGTCCGGGGTATGTAAAGAATCAAACTGATCTAAGCAGCCACTCCAAAACGGCCGCAATGCCGGATATGACAAAAATTGCACAGGCCTATGATTTAATAATGAAATCTTATGTGAAAAAAGTAGACGAGCATCAGCTGGTGGATGGTGCCATCCAGGGAATGGTCAGTACATTAAAGGATCCTTATTCCGTTTATATGGATGCCCAAACAGCGGCCCAATTCAATGAATCACTGGATTCCTCCTTTCAGGGAATTGGTGCAGAGGTTACCTTAAAGGATGGAAACATCGTCATTGTATCACCTTATAAGGATTCACCAGCAGAAAAAGCAGGATTGAAGCCAAACGACCAAATCCTATCCATCAATGGAAAGAGCACAAAAGGCGAGGACTTGTATCAGGCTACCAAAAATATTCGCGGGAAAAAGGGTACCACTGTTACGCTTGTGATCATGAGGGAAGGGGCTCAGGCGCCGATCACGGTGAAAGTTCTGCGTGATGAAATTCCTGTGAATACAGTGAATGGTAAGATGGAAAAATCGAATGGAAAAGCAATCGGCTACATCCAAATTACGCAGTTCGCCCAAAATACGGCTGCTGATTTTGAGAAGGAGCTCAAATCAATGGAAGCACAGCATATTAAGGGACTCATCATCGATGTGAGAGGAAATCCGGGCGGACTTTTAACAAGTGTACAAAGCATATTGGATAATTTCGTTACAAGCTCCAAGCCTTTGTTCCAAATAGAAGAGAGAAGCGGGCAGCGTGAAAAAATCTATTCTAAGCTGAAGACGAAGAAGCCATATCCTATTGCGGTCCTTGTGGATAAAGGCAGCGCCTCGGCCTCCGAAATTCTTGCAGGTTCGTTAAAGGAATCGGAAGGCTATGCATTGATCGGGGAGACGACCTTTGGTAAAGGAACTGTTCAGCAAGCTGTTCCGATGGGAGATGGCAGTACGATTAAATTGACCATGTTTAAATGGCTGACTCCAGACGGGAACTGGATTCATCATAAAGGAGTAACACCGACGATCGAAGTAAGCCAGCCGGACTATTTTGGTGTCAGTCCTCTTGAGGTAAATAAGGAGCTCCTAGAGGATATGAACAATAACCAGGTCCAGACAGCACAAAAAATGCTGAATGGACTGGGATATGCTCCTGGCCGTGAGGATGGATATTTTGATAACCAAACCGCCATGGCCGTAAAAGCCTTCCAGACACAGTCCAACATTCCGAGCACAGGCATTATTGACACGCAAACAGCAAGGTCGCTGGAAGAAGCCGTGATGAATGCAGTGAAAAATGAGGCGAATGATCTCCAGCTTCAGGTAGCGCTTAAATATGTAGCAAAATAA
- the gabT gene encoding 4-aminobutyrate--2-oxoglutarate transaminase, with amino-acid sequence MTQSYLSKTKELQDKRLKYVPKGVSNGNLNIASSAKGATILDIDHNEYIDFAGAIGTLNVGHSHKKVTEAVKEQVDKFLHPGFNVMMYQGYISLAEKLCEISPGSFDKQAIFFNSGAEAVENAIKVSRRFTGRQAVVSFVRGYHGRTNLTMGMTSKVKPYKLGFGPFAPEIYQAPFPYLYRKPSEMSDEAYIDHVIEEFKDFFIATVAPETVACVVMEPVQGEGGFVIPPKRFVQAVSEFCKEHGIVFVADEIQTGFCRTGKLFAIEHFDVVPDLMTVSKSLAAGLPLSGIVGRADILNVADPGELGGTYAGNPVACAAALAVIDIVKEENLSAKAEILGQKIEDKLYELYAKHEYVGEIRRLGAMVAVEIVENRENKKPNKAKTAEIIKKANENGLLLLSAGLKGNIIRFLAPLVITDEELAKGLAILEKSFI; translated from the coding sequence ATGACTCAATCTTACCTATCAAAAACGAAGGAATTACAAGATAAGCGTTTAAAATATGTGCCCAAAGGAGTAAGCAATGGAAATCTGAATATTGCCTCCAGTGCCAAAGGTGCCACTATACTAGATATTGATCACAATGAATATATCGACTTTGCCGGTGCCATCGGAACCCTGAATGTCGGCCATAGCCATAAAAAAGTGACCGAAGCCGTTAAGGAACAGGTGGATAAATTTTTACATCCCGGCTTTAATGTTATGATGTATCAAGGGTACATCAGCCTGGCAGAAAAGCTGTGCGAAATTTCTCCTGGAAGCTTTGACAAGCAGGCTATTTTCTTTAACTCAGGAGCAGAAGCTGTAGAGAATGCCATCAAGGTTTCAAGGCGCTTTACAGGCAGGCAGGCTGTTGTTTCCTTTGTACGCGGATACCACGGAAGAACAAACTTAACAATGGGAATGACAAGTAAAGTCAAGCCTTACAAATTGGGATTCGGGCCATTCGCACCTGAAATTTATCAAGCTCCTTTCCCTTATTTGTACCGCAAACCAAGCGAAATGAGCGACGAAGCTTATATTGATCATGTGATAGAGGAATTTAAGGATTTCTTTATTGCAACAGTGGCTCCTGAAACAGTGGCTTGCGTAGTGATGGAACCTGTTCAGGGCGAGGGCGGTTTTGTGATTCCGCCAAAACGGTTTGTTCAAGCCGTGAGTGAATTCTGTAAAGAGCATGGCATTGTATTTGTAGCAGATGAAATTCAAACAGGTTTTTGCCGGACAGGAAAACTTTTTGCCATTGAACACTTTGATGTCGTGCCTGATTTAATGACCGTGTCAAAATCGTTGGCTGCAGGTCTCCCTTTAAGCGGAATTGTAGGGCGTGCTGATATTTTAAATGTAGCCGATCCTGGTGAACTCGGAGGCACGTATGCAGGAAATCCTGTCGCATGTGCTGCTGCATTAGCAGTCATCGATATCGTAAAAGAAGAAAATTTATCGGCTAAGGCTGAAATCCTTGGGCAGAAAATTGAAGACAAACTATACGAACTTTATGCAAAGCATGAGTATGTCGGTGAAATCCGCCGCCTCGGGGCTATGGTAGCTGTTGAAATCGTAGAGAACCGTGAAAACAAAAAGCCAAACAAAGCGAAAACCGCTGAAATTATTAAGAAAGCAAATGAAAACGGTTTACTTCTCCTCTCAGCAGGCCTAAAAGGAAATATCATCCGCTTTTTGGCACCTCTCGTCATTACCGATGAGGAGCTGGCAAAAGGACTGGCTATTCTTGAAAAATCTTTTATTTAA
- a CDS encoding IclR family transcriptional regulator — MVQSIDRAVGIIRLLDSDDKKGDWAISEIAEKTSLPVSTVHRLLNTLMKHGLVSQTPETKLYKAGPLWMEIGLHQLEKIDYRTVAREAMKQLSSEVEESVYLNIPHGMDSIIIERVDSPSNVRIIDNLGDRIPLSIGAANKAILSKMDRKERQDIIRQLLSSSPEQMKLFMDQLVSIEQQGYALSFGERTPGTAAVASPILGFHNKVVGSISIGVLSQRMNDARMPLLIEKVMQTANEISAKIGSTM; from the coding sequence ATGGTACAGTCTATTGATCGAGCCGTAGGAATTATTAGATTACTGGATTCTGATGACAAAAAAGGAGACTGGGCCATTTCGGAGATTGCTGAAAAAACTTCTCTTCCAGTCAGCACCGTGCACAGACTGCTCAATACGTTGATGAAACACGGGCTTGTCTCACAAACTCCTGAAACAAAGCTGTATAAAGCTGGGCCGTTGTGGATGGAAATCGGCCTTCACCAGCTGGAAAAGATCGATTACAGAACAGTAGCAAGAGAAGCGATGAAGCAGCTGTCCTCTGAAGTTGAGGAAAGCGTCTATCTGAATATACCTCATGGAATGGACTCGATTATTATTGAGAGAGTGGATAGTCCATCGAATGTCCGAATTATTGATAACTTAGGAGACAGGATTCCTCTTTCCATTGGTGCAGCTAATAAAGCCATACTATCGAAAATGGATCGGAAAGAGAGACAGGATATCATCCGCCAGCTGCTGTCTTCGTCACCTGAACAAATGAAATTGTTTATGGACCAATTAGTGAGCATTGAGCAGCAGGGCTATGCTTTAAGCTTCGGTGAGAGAACACCGGGAACGGCAGCTGTGGCTTCACCCATTTTAGGATTTCATAATAAAGTAGTAGGTTCTATCAGTATTGGCGTGCTGAGCCAGCGGATGAACGATGCTCGCATGCCATTGCTTATTGAAAAAGTAATGCAAACAGCAAATGAAATATCTGCAAAAATCGGCAGTACGATGTAA
- a CDS encoding helix-turn-helix domain-containing protein produces MSDVDTNKLGKQIKKLLEEQKLSMRMLSAKTGIDTATISRIINGKRKAKPEHLQKFAECLHVPIADLFKAAGFPIEQKLETTFDLTSSVNSIQDILAASELYEKNFTIGSVKQKLEEYKGYVQTNEGTQTILNKFESKLQSIGAIGPFISQLKGMYERFRLRQGTPVELILIGAALLYFISPVDVIPDYIFPIGYLDDAMAVQIIADILNK; encoded by the coding sequence ATGTCCGACGTAGATACAAACAAGCTTGGAAAACAAATAAAAAAGCTTTTAGAGGAACAGAAATTATCCATGAGGATGCTCAGCGCCAAAACGGGAATTGATACAGCTACCATTTCACGTATTATAAACGGAAAAAGGAAAGCAAAACCGGAGCACCTCCAGAAATTTGCGGAATGCCTTCATGTGCCTATCGCGGATTTATTTAAAGCGGCTGGTTTCCCGATTGAACAAAAGCTGGAAACCACGTTTGATCTTACAAGCTCCGTTAACTCAATTCAGGATATCCTTGCAGCCTCTGAATTGTACGAGAAAAATTTTACAATCGGAAGCGTTAAACAAAAGCTGGAGGAATACAAGGGATATGTTCAAACAAATGAAGGAACCCAAACGATTTTAAACAAATTTGAGTCAAAGCTGCAGAGCATAGGAGCAATCGGACCTTTTATCAGCCAGTTAAAAGGAATGTATGAACGATTCCGTTTACGCCAGGGCACCCCTGTAGAACTGATTTTGATTGGCGCTGCATTGCTCTATTTTATTTCACCTGTGGATGTTATTCCTGATTATATTTTCCCGATTGGCTACTTGGATGACGCCATGGCTGTTCAGATTATTGCTGATATACTAAATAAATAA
- a CDS encoding MBL fold metallo-hydrolase: protein MPISMIQSRFFSLAKLSEGVFAAIAKKGAGAMSNAGIIDLGNEVVVFDTFTTPSAARDLRKAAEDLTQKEIKYVFNSHFHGDHTFGNQIFQDATIISTPATRDLHRKNNRIEDRDKELEETKQYLRQLKERAKTESDPVLLSSLDTQLKEMSKVCEAISDLEIVLPNLTFEEKLVIHGTDRTAEFYCFGGGHTESDAFLYIPEEKIAFMGDLVLENLHPPLFHSQEFKDNLLKVRQLDIERIVPGHGNIVTKNQIDVMIAYLTHLNEKVTRSIEKGMTLEELLVSEISADYAAWTGIDGYKRNLNAVYQEQNR, encoded by the coding sequence ATGCCAATCAGTATGATTCAATCGAGATTTTTTTCATTAGCAAAGCTTTCAGAAGGCGTTTTTGCAGCGATTGCGAAAAAAGGCGCAGGGGCAATGAGCAATGCAGGAATTATTGATCTGGGGAATGAAGTGGTTGTTTTTGATACCTTTACTACTCCGAGTGCTGCGAGAGATTTGCGGAAAGCAGCAGAGGATCTAACGCAGAAGGAAATTAAATATGTTTTTAACAGCCATTTTCATGGAGACCACACATTTGGAAATCAAATTTTTCAGGATGCTACTATCATATCAACTCCTGCGACAAGAGACTTACATAGAAAGAATAATAGGATTGAAGATCGTGACAAAGAACTGGAGGAAACAAAGCAGTATTTGAGGCAGCTGAAAGAAAGAGCTAAAACAGAAAGCGATCCTGTTTTACTTTCAAGCCTTGATACCCAGTTAAAAGAGATGTCGAAGGTTTGTGAGGCAATTTCCGATCTTGAAATAGTTCTGCCCAATTTAACCTTTGAAGAAAAGCTGGTCATACATGGTACAGACCGGACAGCAGAATTTTATTGCTTTGGCGGTGGGCATACAGAAAGTGATGCTTTTTTATATATTCCTGAAGAAAAAATTGCCTTTATGGGGGACCTCGTATTAGAAAATCTGCATCCTCCACTATTTCATTCCCAGGAATTTAAAGACAATTTATTAAAGGTTCGTCAATTGGATATAGAAAGAATTGTACCCGGCCATGGCAATATCGTGACAAAAAACCAGATTGACGTCATGATTGCCTATTTGACTCATTTAAATGAAAAAGTAACGCGTTCAATTGAAAAAGGCATGACATTGGAGGAGCTATTAGTCTCAGAGATATCTGCAGACTATGCGGCCTGGACAGGTATTGATGGATATAAACGAAATTTGAATGCCGTATACCAAGAACAAAATCGATAA
- a CDS encoding serine hydrolase domain-containing protein has product MKINKVAVFLVFVIIILLFLIPHFTKSAHPKQESQHQTKPNRPIYNPNIARADTRKAIPQEPVQDINRNSKIDTYLKSIHFNGTAMVVKDGKIVIDKGYGYRDFTNHLPNNSNTVFYLASISKIFVSTAIMQLQEQNKLNIHDKVSKYIPDFPNGNRITLYELLTHTSGIPEHAETAAKISHDDLIKKIEKGKLRFKPGTRWLYSDSNYSILAYILEKVTNDTLQHYVQTNIFNVAGMKHTGFGDQFYQEKYQSIGYKKKNNKLISPGLPDMSELFGCGDIYSTPYDMYKFDKALYTGKLLSPLSLRQVFTPRFHHYGLGIYHDPGSYSDHGVLPGYNLLNSFGLRGTKYVVLFSNIQNGVKSLGVVNNQIFMMLNETAE; this is encoded by the coding sequence ATGAAAATCAATAAAGTTGCTGTTTTTTTAGTGTTTGTCATTATTATTCTCCTATTTTTAATTCCGCATTTTACAAAGTCGGCTCATCCAAAGCAAGAAAGCCAGCATCAAACGAAGCCGAACCGCCCAATATATAATCCCAATATTGCCAGGGCTGATACCCGAAAAGCCATTCCGCAAGAACCTGTTCAGGATATTAATCGCAATAGTAAAATAGATACCTATTTAAAGAGTATCCATTTTAATGGAACGGCGATGGTTGTAAAGGATGGAAAGATCGTCATTGATAAAGGCTACGGGTATAGGGACTTTACGAACCACCTTCCCAATAATTCAAATACCGTATTTTATTTAGCATCCATTTCTAAAATTTTCGTATCTACCGCTATCATGCAGCTTCAGGAGCAGAACAAATTAAACATCCATGATAAGGTAAGCAAATATATTCCTGACTTTCCAAACGGAAACCGCATTACACTTTATGAACTGCTGACACACACCTCCGGGATACCGGAGCACGCAGAAACCGCAGCAAAGATTTCCCATGATGATCTGATTAAAAAGATTGAAAAGGGCAAATTGCGTTTCAAACCAGGGACAAGATGGCTGTATAGTGATTCAAACTATTCGATTCTTGCCTATATTTTAGAAAAAGTGACAAACGATACGCTGCAACACTATGTTCAAACGAATATATTTAATGTAGCCGGGATGAAACATACTGGTTTCGGCGATCAATTTTATCAGGAAAAATATCAATCGATCGGCTATAAGAAAAAAAATAATAAGCTGATTTCTCCGGGGCTTCCGGATATGTCCGAGCTATTCGGCTGCGGCGATATTTATTCCACACCATACGATATGTACAAGTTTGATAAGGCGCTTTATACTGGAAAGCTCTTATCTCCATTAAGCCTGAGGCAGGTGTTTACACCTAGATTCCATCATTACGGGCTGGGAATCTATCATGATCCTGGCAGCTATTCCGATCACGGAGTACTCCCTGGGTATAACTTATTGAACAGCTTTGGATTAAGGGGCACCAAATACGTTGTTCTTTTCTCCAATATTCAAAATGGAGTCAAATCCTTAGGTGTCGTCAATAACCAAATATTTATGATGTTAAACGAAACCGCGGAGTAA
- a CDS encoding PDZ domain-containing protein: MTRLIGEWLIECLKGIGRFFLNPLFYLSIILAVVSGVRRMKRERKDFHVSIYPIFHELRYLFPAGLLGGLTLSVIAMAAGFTISFAMIAAATCTTIILAIAGNHRLLSPAFTLGAAFAALYAVKTLGLHLPLFGSAVSQTPQNSLAGFVILMGLLLSAEGIFMSRNSSKSGSPRLRKSRRGLTVGAFQSKRLWLVPVFCLMPAGPLVSHFHWWPVIDWGGHSYSVVLLPFLIGFQQQIQSSLPEEAVTRLGRQIARLGVLVSVVAIAGIWIPYLPVAAAAIAIAGRAWISYRHRVRENANPYYFTPQKEGLMILAVIPGTPAEKMDIKTGELIFKCNGTRIQHKADIYKALQKNGAYCKLDIIDTKGEIRFVQGALYEGDHHELGIITIDEKKKWDGNEAS; encoded by the coding sequence GTGACCCGTTTGATAGGTGAATGGTTGATTGAATGCCTTAAGGGTATCGGCAGATTTTTTCTGAACCCGCTTTTCTATCTTTCTATTATTCTTGCAGTCGTTTCAGGGGTACGGAGGATGAAACGGGAACGCAAGGACTTTCATGTCAGTATTTATCCCATTTTCCATGAGCTTCGATACCTGTTCCCGGCAGGTTTATTGGGAGGATTGACCCTTTCAGTTATCGCCATGGCTGCAGGCTTCACCATTTCATTTGCCATGATTGCAGCAGCGACATGTACAACGATTATATTAGCGATAGCAGGAAATCATCGTCTGTTGTCTCCCGCCTTTACGCTGGGAGCGGCTTTTGCAGCTCTTTATGCTGTGAAAACGCTGGGTCTGCATCTTCCGCTGTTTGGTTCGGCTGTCTCTCAGACTCCTCAAAACAGCCTAGCTGGTTTTGTGATTTTGATGGGCCTTTTGCTTTCAGCCGAAGGAATTTTCATGTCACGCAATAGCTCGAAGTCAGGATCGCCAAGGCTGAGAAAAAGCCGCCGCGGCTTGACGGTGGGAGCATTCCAGTCGAAAAGGCTGTGGCTTGTCCCGGTTTTCTGCTTAATGCCTGCTGGACCTTTGGTTTCGCATTTTCATTGGTGGCCCGTTATTGATTGGGGCGGCCATTCCTATTCTGTTGTGCTGCTGCCATTTTTAATTGGCTTTCAGCAGCAGATTCAGAGCAGCCTTCCAGAAGAGGCCGTCACACGACTTGGCAGACAGATTGCAAGGCTTGGCGTCCTGGTTAGTGTGGTGGCGATAGCCGGCATCTGGATTCCGTATCTTCCAGTAGCTGCTGCCGCAATCGCCATAGCAGGACGGGCATGGATCTCATACCGCCACCGGGTGCGGGAAAATGCCAACCCTTATTACTTTACACCGCAAAAAGAAGGCCTCATGATATTGGCAGTCATTCCAGGGACGCCTGCTGAAAAGATGGATATCAAAACGGGTGAGCTCATCTTTAAGTGCAATGGCACCCGGATTCAGCACAAAGCCGATATCTACAAGGCGCTGCAAAAGAATGGCGCCTATTGTAAGCTGGATATCATTGATACAAAAGGTGAAATCCGCTTTGTCCAAGGAGCCTTGTACGAAGGTGACCATCATGAACTCGGCATTATAACAATCGATGAAAAGAAGAAATGGGACGGAAATGAAGCGTCCTGA